In a genomic window of Thiosocius teredinicola:
- a CDS encoding BolA family protein, with product METERVKALIEAGMPGAQVEVNGDGRHFEATVISSDFEGKSLIQRHRMVMATVSEQIASDELHALSITAKTPEQAG from the coding sequence ATGGAGACCGAACGCGTCAAGGCGCTGATCGAGGCCGGCATGCCCGGTGCCCAGGTGGAGGTGAACGGTGATGGCCGGCATTTCGAGGCCACGGTGATCAGCAGCGACTTCGAAGGTAAGTCGTTGATTCAGCGTCACCGGATGGTCATGGCGACAGTCAGTGAGCAGATCGCCAGCGACGAGTTGCATGCCCTGAGCATTACCGCGAAGACGCCGGAGCAGGCCGGCTGA
- a CDS encoding peptide chain release factor 3, with translation MADLDKERAKRRTFAIISHPDAGKTTLTEKLLLFGGAIQLAGTVKGRKAARHATSDWMEMEKQRGISVTSSVMQFPYKNTVVNLLDTPGHEDFSEDTYRTLTAVDSALMVIDVAKGVEDRTIKLMEVCRLRDTPILTFINKLDREGRDPIELLDEVEEVLKIQCAPITWPIGMGKRLKGVIDLRDETVHFYDPHHGGRIAVGEKVKGLDNPRLDELLGDMADELREEVELVRGASHELDLDAYLRGEQTPVFFGSAINNFGVEELLDAFAEYAPPPRARQAEQRVVEPGEGKFSGFVFKIQANMDPAHRDRVAFLRVCSGSYKKGMKMQHVRIGKTVQVSNAITFQADERAHVEEAWPGDIIGLHNHGTIQIGDTFTEGEDLKYTGIPYFAPELFRRVVLKDPMKMKQLQKGVLQLSEEGATQAFRPLRNNDLILGAVGILQFDVAAHRLKGEYGVDAVVEPVGVQAARWVVCKDDKELKRFREKAYENLAEDGDGQLVYLAPTRVNLNLTMERWPDVQFLATREL, from the coding sequence ATGGCCGACCTCGACAAAGAGCGCGCAAAACGGCGCACCTTCGCGATCATTTCGCACCCCGACGCGGGTAAAACCACGCTGACCGAAAAGCTGTTGTTGTTCGGCGGCGCGATCCAGCTGGCCGGCACCGTCAAAGGCCGCAAGGCGGCACGTCACGCCACGTCCGACTGGATGGAGATGGAGAAGCAACGCGGTATCTCGGTGACCTCTTCGGTCATGCAGTTCCCGTACAAGAATACCGTCGTCAACCTTCTCGATACGCCTGGGCACGAAGACTTCTCTGAAGACACCTACCGCACGCTGACGGCGGTGGATTCGGCGCTGATGGTGATCGACGTCGCCAAGGGCGTCGAGGACCGCACGATCAAGCTGATGGAGGTCTGCCGGCTGCGCGATACGCCGATTCTGACCTTCATCAACAAGCTCGACCGTGAAGGTCGCGATCCGATCGAACTGCTCGACGAGGTCGAAGAGGTGCTGAAGATCCAGTGCGCGCCGATCACCTGGCCGATCGGTATGGGCAAGCGTCTGAAGGGCGTGATCGATCTGCGCGACGAAACCGTGCATTTCTACGATCCGCATCACGGTGGCCGCATCGCCGTGGGCGAGAAAGTAAAGGGACTCGACAACCCGCGGCTGGATGAACTGCTCGGCGATATGGCCGACGAATTGCGCGAAGAGGTCGAACTGGTGCGCGGCGCGAGCCACGAACTCGACCTCGATGCCTACCTGCGTGGCGAGCAGACACCGGTGTTCTTCGGTTCGGCAATCAACAACTTCGGTGTTGAGGAACTGCTCGATGCCTTCGCCGAATATGCCCCGCCGCCCCGCGCGCGCCAGGCCGAGCAGCGTGTCGTCGAGCCGGGCGAAGGCAAGTTCAGCGGATTCGTGTTCAAGATCCAGGCGAACATGGACCCGGCGCATCGCGACCGCGTGGCTTTCCTGCGGGTCTGCTCCGGTAGCTATAAGAAAGGCATGAAGATGCAGCACGTGCGCATCGGCAAGACGGTGCAGGTGTCCAACGCGATCACCTTCCAGGCCGATGAGCGCGCGCATGTCGAGGAGGCCTGGCCGGGTGACATCATCGGTCTGCACAACCACGGTACGATCCAGATCGGCGATACCTTTACCGAGGGCGAAGACCTGAAGTACACCGGTATCCCTTACTTCGCGCCGGAGCTGTTCCGCCGGGTCGTATTGAAGGACCCGATGAAGATGAAGCAGTTGCAGAAAGGGGTGCTTCAGCTCAGTGAGGAAGGTGCTACCCAGGCATTCCGCCCGTTGCGCAACAACGACCTGATTCTGGGTGCCGTCGGCATCCTCCAGTTCGACGTTGCCGCGCATCGCCTGAAGGGGGAATACGGCGTGGATGCCGTGGTCGAGCCCGTCGGGGTGCAGGCGGCGCGCTGGGTTGTCTGCAAAGATGACAAGGAGCTTAAGCGGTTTCGCGAAAAAGCCTACGAAAACCTCGCCGAAGACGGCGACGGCCAGCTTGTCTACCTGGCGCCGACCCGCGTCAATCTCAATCTGACGATGGAACGCTGGCCGGATGTGCAGTTTCTGGCAACGCGGGAACTGTAA
- the rimI gene encoding ribosomal protein S18-alanine N-acetyltransferase — protein sequence MSAVLNDPIPLIRPMGAEDLDAVLVVEHNAYTHPWSVGIMRDCLRVGYSCWVCEVGNELVGHAVMSVAIGEAHLLNICVDPQWQGRGVGRRLLRRMFRIARERDADTMFLEVRDTNLGARGLYESEGFGEIGRRRDYYPAIRGREDAIVYAKAIL from the coding sequence ATGAGCGCCGTTCTGAACGATCCCATACCGCTGATCCGCCCCATGGGTGCGGAAGACCTCGATGCGGTGCTGGTCGTCGAACACAATGCCTATACGCACCCCTGGTCGGTCGGCATCATGCGCGACTGCCTGCGCGTCGGTTACAGCTGCTGGGTGTGCGAGGTCGGCAACGAGCTGGTCGGGCATGCAGTGATGTCGGTGGCAATCGGCGAGGCCCATTTGCTCAATATCTGCGTCGATCCACAGTGGCAGGGACGCGGTGTCGGACGGCGCCTGTTGCGACGGATGTTCCGTATCGCCCGCGAGCGCGACGCCGACACCATGTTCCTCGAGGTGCGCGATACCAATCTCGGTGCCCGCGGGCTGTATGAGTCCGAAGGGTTTGGCGAGATCGGCCGACGTCGCGATTACTATCCGGCGATTCGCGGTCGCGAGGATGCCATCGTCTACGCCAAGGCGATTCTTTGA
- a CDS encoding uracil-DNA glycosylase: MMLDARRRVCLQAMGIELWCRNGEAAAQPAIEATVPRSEPPPKVAEPPIAFEPRQDVRETDSVEQAASSPTAVEPVAVADDALPLGAPGKILRTDQLDWPALEQAVASCKACELHATRTQTVFGVGDRNASLLIIGEAPGADEDRQGEPFVGRAGQLLNAMLAAIGLQREQVYIANIIKCRPPGNRDPHTEEAAACQAFLHRQIALIQPRLILSIGRVSAHNLLGTEESVGRLRGRTHRFDPGDIPLIVSYHPAYLLRRPQEKAKAWQDLQAVYRLLHTAQ, encoded by the coding sequence CTGATGCTGGATGCGCGCCGGCGCGTTTGTCTGCAGGCGATGGGCATCGAGCTGTGGTGTCGCAACGGCGAGGCCGCGGCGCAACCGGCAATCGAAGCCACGGTACCGCGATCCGAACCCCCGCCCAAGGTGGCCGAGCCGCCAATTGCATTCGAACCACGACAGGATGTCCGCGAAACCGATAGCGTCGAGCAAGCGGCGTCTTCCCCGACGGCGGTCGAGCCGGTTGCCGTAGCTGACGATGCCTTGCCGTTGGGCGCCCCGGGCAAGATCCTGCGCACCGATCAGTTGGACTGGCCGGCCCTCGAACAGGCGGTCGCGTCTTGCAAGGCATGCGAACTGCACGCGACGCGCACCCAGACCGTGTTCGGTGTCGGCGATCGAAACGCCAGTCTGCTGATCATCGGCGAGGCGCCGGGGGCGGATGAGGACCGCCAGGGCGAACCGTTTGTCGGTCGTGCCGGCCAGCTGTTGAATGCGATGCTGGCGGCGATCGGCCTGCAACGTGAGCAGGTATATATCGCCAACATCATCAAGTGCCGCCCACCGGGGAACCGCGATCCTCATACGGAAGAAGCGGCGGCCTGCCAGGCTTTTCTGCATCGCCAGATCGCGTTGATCCAGCCGCGCCTGATCCTGTCGATCGGGCGCGTCTCGGCGCACAACCTGCTGGGAACCGAAGAGTCCGTCGGCCGGCTGCGCGGGCGCACCCACCGTTTCGATCCCGGCGACATCCCGCTGATCGTCAGTTACCACCCGGCCTATCTGCTGCGTCGACCGCAGGAGAAGGCCAAGGCCTGGCAGGACCTGCAAGCCGTCTATCGGCTACTCCATACCGCACAGTAA